A region from the Cyprinus carpio isolate SPL01 chromosome A8, ASM1834038v1, whole genome shotgun sequence genome encodes:
- the zgc:101664 gene encoding shieldin complex subunit 3: protein MSQDVKDVSVCFRPPLDVRDVVLLTHRVLQELPSRVLPQFKPWFPSASDAHRPIRPLRPAPLISSEDLQSVPLHLEEPAETLDRRKPAESEAKRFKRSWCAIADRSAPLKTTRSFSRLFRNAVEKHGLHLRQRVKWVVCERNCGARGMEELWLDLNRAIRRSRLPTCNANYQRALAQIWLYCDVFYSEYIGNFVKQEFQLSGLITLTGHKLGDIIKL from the coding sequence gatgtgagtgtgtgtttccgTCCGCCGCTGGACGTCCGAGACGTGGTCCTCCTCACACACAGAGTCCTGCAGGAGCTTCCCAGCAGAGTCCTGCCCCAGTTCAAGCCCTGGTTCCCATCTGCGTCTGATGCGCACAGACCCATCAGACCCCTCAGACCTGCTCCTCTGATCTCCTCCGAGGATCTGCAGAGCGTCCCTCTGCATCTGGAGGAACCTGCGGAGACTTTAGACCGGCGCAAACCGGCCGAGAGCGAGGCCAAGAGATTCAAACGCTCGTGGTGCGCGATCGCCGACAGAAGCGCTCCGCTGAAGACCACGCGCTCCTTCTCGAGGCTGTTCCGAAACGCCGTGGAGAAGCACGGACTGCATCTCCGTCAGAGAGTCAAGTGGGTGGTGTGTGAGAGAAACTGTGGCGCTCGCGGGATGGAGGAACTTTGGCTGGATCTGAACCGAGCCATCAGACGCTCACGACTGCCCACCTGCAACGCTAACTACCAGAGAGCGCTGGCTCAGATCTGGCTCTACTGCGACGTCTTTTACTCCGAATATATTGGGAACTTCGTGAAGCAGGAGTTCCAGCTCTCAGGACTCATCACTTTAACGGGCCACAAACTTGGAGACATCATTAAGTTATAG